The genomic stretch ATGAAAAAGTGCTGGACTTGATGACCAAGTACTTCAAGTTTCAACTCACCGTTCCGGATGAACATTTCCTTAATGGTTATTGGCAAAAACTTCGTGGGGGGGATAATCTCCGTAGCGTTTTTTGGCTGTATAACCGCACCGGTGAACCTTTCTTACTTGAATTAGCGGAAAAGATCCACCGTAATACTTCCGATTGGGTAGGGAGGGATCATGACCTGAAGGATATCCATAATTACTATGAAGTACGTGATGGGGGAGAAGTCCCTGACTGGTACCGTGACCAGATCGACTGGCATAATGTAAATCATGCGCAGGCCTTTAGAGAGCCAGCGCAGTATTATTTGCTCAGCCACGATGATAAGCACTTGGAAGCTACCTATGACAATTTTGACATTATCCGAGAGCACTTTGGACAGGTGCCTGGCGGAATGTTTGGCAGTGATGAAAATGCCAGACCGGGTTATGCAGACCCACGGCAGGGAGTCGAAACCTGCGGCATGGTGGAGCAGATGAACTCTGATGAGCATTTGCTGCGCATCACCGGTGATCCTTTCTGGGCTGATCACGCCGAGGAGGTAGCGTATAATACATATCCAGCAGCGGTGATGCCGGACTTTAAATCACTGCATTACATTACTTCGTCAAATATGACACTGCTCGATGCTGAAAACCACGCTCCGGGTATTGCCAATAGTGGTCCGTTCTTGATGATGAATCCATTCAGCTCGCGCTGCTGCCAGCATAATCATTCCCAAGGGTGGCCGTATTTTATAGAGAACCTTTGGATGGCTACACCTGACAATGGTTTGGTGGCTGCGATCTATGGCCCTAGTAAAGTAACGGCGAAGGTTGGAAAGGGACAGGAAGTGACCATTGAGGAAACAACCCATTATCCTTTCCGTGGACAATTGGAGTTTACTGTAGAGACCGCTCAGCCTACTGAATTTCCGCTGTATTTGCGCATTCCGGCATGGACTACTGGTGCTACAGTAAGTGTTAATGGGGAGACCTTAAAGGAAAATGTAAAAGGGGCTGGATATGTTAAATTAGCTCGTCTATGGAAGTCCGGTGATAAGGTAAATTTGACCTTGCCCATGGAAATCCATGTAAATACTTGGGTGAAAAATAGCAACAGCTTTAGCGTAAGCCGTGGGCCATTGACCTATTCACTTAAGATTGGCGAGGAATATATTCGAAAGGAAAGCGATGAGACGGCGATATGGGATTCCAAGTGGCAAGAAGGAGTGGATACCAAAAAGTGGCCATCCTGGGAAATCCGTCCTACAAGCGAATGGAATTATACATTGGCATTGGATAAAGAAAATCCTGCGGCTTCGCTGGAAGTGGAAGAGCGACCTTGGCCCGAGAATGATTTTCCATTTACCCCGGAGAATGTCCCGATTTTGATCAAGGCAAGAGGAAAAAAGATTCCTGAATGGCAACTGGATCAATATGGATTAGTGGGTGAATTGAAAGATTTACCGGCTACTTCAAACCAACCTTTGGAAGATGTGACCTTACTTCCCATGGGGGCGGCAAGGCTAAGGATCACCGCATTTCCTAATGTGAAGTAAGGATAACCTTATGACATATCTCAAGACTCATATCTCATTATTAAATATTCAAAACTAAACATAAAAAGCATGAAAAAGTCACTATTGCTAGGTGCTGGTCTGCTCTTGGCCCAATCAATCGCTTGGGCACAAGATAGCAGCTGGGCACCTGCTGAAGGTAAGATTATGACAGAATGGGCAGAAGAAATCGACCCGGAAAATGTCCATCAAGAATATCCAAGACCACAATTGGTCCGGGAAGATAACTGGCAAAACCTGAACGGGCTGTGGCAGTATGCAATTCAATCCAAAGGAGGTCAAACGCCATCATCCTTTGATGGGGAAATATTGGTTCCGTTCGCCGTTGAGTCAGCACTTTCGGGTGTTGGAGAGCGTGTAGGAGCAGAGAAGGAACTATGGTATAAGACCACTTTTGATGCGAAAAAGTCCAGCAAGGAACGTGTGTTGCTGCATTTTGGTGCCGTAGACTGGGAAGCAGAAGTATTTGTGAACGGGACGTCAGTAGGCGTTCACAAGGGAGGCTATGCACCATTTTCTTTTGACATCACCGATGCACTTAAAGGCAAAAAAGGCAACGAACTGATCGTAAGGGTCTGGGATCCTTCCAATGATGGCCCACAGCCTAGGGGCAAACAAATAAAGAATCCCCATGGCATTTGGTACACCCCTGTGACGGGTATTTGGCAGACCGTTTGGACTGAGAATGTACCTTCCAGTTACATAGCCAGCACCAAGAATACTCCGGATGTGGATGCAGGAACGCTGACGGTGGAAACAGAGGTGAGAAATGCCCAGTCAGGCCAAAAAGTACGTGTGAAAGCCCTAGCTGATGGACAAGTGGTCGCCGAAGAAGAAGTGGAAATAGGTCAGCCGGCTGTGCTGAGTATTGCAGATGCAAAACTATGGGAGCCGGGAAACCCCTTCTTGTACGACTTGGAAGTGAGCTTGGTAAAAGGTAACCGTGAAGTAGATGCTGCTGACAGTTATGCGGCCATGAGGAAGGTCAGCATGGAATTGGATGAAAATGGCGTACAGCGCATGCTGGTCAACGATGAATTTATTTTCCAGTATGGCCCATTGGATCAAGGCTGGTGGCCTGATGGTCTCTATACGGCTCCCAGTGAAGAAGCGCTGGTGTTTGATATCATCAAGACCCAAGAGATGGGCTTCAATATGATCCGTAAACACGTAAAAGTAGAACCGGCCAGATGGTATTATCACTGTGATAAGATGGGGATGTTGGTATGGCAGGACATGCCTAGCGGTGACATGGGTAACCAGTGGAACCCAAGACCGGGGATCGTCGGAGTAGGTACTGAGCGTGACAGAAGTCCAGAGTCTGAAGCGATATTCAGAACCGAATGGAAAGAGATCATGGATGATTTCCACAATTTTCCTTCTATCATTGTATGGGTGCCATTTAACGAAGCATGGGGCCAGTTTAAGACTGAGGAGATCGTGAAATGGACCATGAAGTACGATGAAAGCCGCCTGGTAAATGGTGCCAGTGGTGGCAATTTCTTTCCTGTTGGGCAGATCATGGACTTGCACAATTACCCAGAGCCAGCCATGCCGAATCCTAAGTTCTTCGGTAAGGACATGGTCATTACCTTGGGAGAGTTTGGTGGACTAGGATTACCTGTGGAGGGTCACACCTGGCAAGAAAAAGACAACTGGGGCTATCAAAGTTTCAAGTCTGTGGAGGACCTCGAAAACCGCTACGCTGAAATGATGGAAGCGCTGGTAAAACTGATCCCCCAAGGACTTTCGGCCGCCGTTTATACCCAAACCACCGATGTGGAGGTAGAAACAAATGGCCTGATGACATATGATAGAAAGGTGATCAAATTGACCCCTGAGTTTCTGAAAAAAGTCCACGAGCAGCTTTAT from Echinicola soli encodes the following:
- a CDS encoding beta-L-arabinofuranosidase domain-containing protein, whose translation is MTQYFIPKIITSAVLLALLFSCEKGEQATVISVVERIDTTATNAHYISNRAPLKPSALVKLPVGSVKPEGFLKEYLIRQKNGLTGHLGEISAWLQKEDNAWLSKDGEGDWGWEEVPYWLKGYANIGYLLEDQQMIDEAKIWLEGTMNSQRADGNFGPKHFDGDNQDFWANMIMLYCLQSYYEYSNDEKVLDLMTKYFKFQLTVPDEHFLNGYWQKLRGGDNLRSVFWLYNRTGEPFLLELAEKIHRNTSDWVGRDHDLKDIHNYYEVRDGGEVPDWYRDQIDWHNVNHAQAFREPAQYYLLSHDDKHLEATYDNFDIIREHFGQVPGGMFGSDENARPGYADPRQGVETCGMVEQMNSDEHLLRITGDPFWADHAEEVAYNTYPAAVMPDFKSLHYITSSNMTLLDAENHAPGIANSGPFLMMNPFSSRCCQHNHSQGWPYFIENLWMATPDNGLVAAIYGPSKVTAKVGKGQEVTIEETTHYPFRGQLEFTVETAQPTEFPLYLRIPAWTTGATVSVNGETLKENVKGAGYVKLARLWKSGDKVNLTLPMEIHVNTWVKNSNSFSVSRGPLTYSLKIGEEYIRKESDETAIWDSKWQEGVDTKKWPSWEIRPTSEWNYTLALDKENPAASLEVEERPWPENDFPFTPENVPILIKARGKKIPEWQLDQYGLVGELKDLPATSNQPLEDVTLLPMGAARLRITAFPNVK
- a CDS encoding glycoside hydrolase family 2 protein; this encodes MKKSLLLGAGLLLAQSIAWAQDSSWAPAEGKIMTEWAEEIDPENVHQEYPRPQLVREDNWQNLNGLWQYAIQSKGGQTPSSFDGEILVPFAVESALSGVGERVGAEKELWYKTTFDAKKSSKERVLLHFGAVDWEAEVFVNGTSVGVHKGGYAPFSFDITDALKGKKGNELIVRVWDPSNDGPQPRGKQIKNPHGIWYTPVTGIWQTVWTENVPSSYIASTKNTPDVDAGTLTVETEVRNAQSGQKVRVKALADGQVVAEEEVEIGQPAVLSIADAKLWEPGNPFLYDLEVSLVKGNREVDAADSYAAMRKVSMELDENGVQRMLVNDEFIFQYGPLDQGWWPDGLYTAPSEEALVFDIIKTQEMGFNMIRKHVKVEPARWYYHCDKMGMLVWQDMPSGDMGNQWNPRPGIVGVGTERDRSPESEAIFRTEWKEIMDDFHNFPSIIVWVPFNEAWGQFKTEEIVKWTMKYDESRLVNGASGGNFFPVGQIMDLHNYPEPAMPNPKFFGKDMVITLGEFGGLGLPVEGHTWQEKDNWGYQSFKSVEDLENRYAEMMEALVKLIPQGLSAAVYTQTTDVEVETNGLMTYDRKVIKLTPEFLKKVHEQLYNAE